In Leptospira harrisiae, a genomic segment contains:
- a CDS encoding efflux RND transporter periplasmic adaptor subunit: protein MNRKIWDYLKVWFRKSIVLGVLFLFSSILYTYLSTREIRNRLPFLVKFLYFPNEWGKTNEVSAMEAPKQSLAFVKPRIIEENRLLEFPAVVEPTKEIQLHNKQNGRIRKIFVQEGDFVKEGQILLEIDDELIRLEGERLQLSLEIAKSQSGIVFEKWKLAEKQVENKLREIDKKTEWIELAEKEWTLIRDMKEKKNILWKQGFVSLSEVEKIKQEEESKQTQYKNLLRDRENLLSGVNLGLESEENRFEEKLRIWKEKNTSIERSEYELSLSQLKIIKNQIKSNEQLLSEARLRAPKSGKILKIQTKEGELTNQNPVMVLIEKGELSVGFQIAETDLVHFSPGKSVYFLPSQTNLTSIKGKVDRIGGYLEPRSHSIGIKVRLDPNQKIVLPGMFGILQVKLDEVTEKILIPTSSLHGDETSGFFVNIKNGSEIEKRFIQVKPYLLNELEILSGLSSEDEIETNLVL, encoded by the coding sequence ATGAATAGAAAAATTTGGGATTATCTAAAAGTTTGGTTTCGTAAATCAATTGTATTGGGAGTTTTATTTCTTTTTTCCTCCATCCTTTATACCTATTTGTCTACGAGAGAAATTCGGAATCGATTACCGTTTTTGGTAAAATTTCTATATTTCCCAAACGAATGGGGAAAAACAAATGAAGTCTCCGCTATGGAAGCGCCAAAACAAAGTTTGGCGTTTGTAAAACCAAGAATTATTGAAGAGAATAGGTTACTGGAGTTTCCAGCCGTTGTGGAACCTACAAAAGAAATTCAATTACATAATAAACAGAATGGTCGGATTCGGAAAATTTTTGTGCAAGAAGGAGACTTTGTCAAAGAGGGACAAATTCTTTTGGAAATTGATGATGAATTGATACGATTAGAAGGGGAAAGATTACAACTATCTTTGGAAATCGCAAAATCCCAGTCTGGTATCGTTTTTGAAAAATGGAAATTGGCTGAGAAGCAAGTTGAAAACAAACTTAGAGAAATTGATAAAAAAACAGAATGGATTGAATTGGCTGAAAAAGAATGGACTCTGATTAGAGATATGAAAGAGAAAAAAAATATTCTTTGGAAACAAGGTTTTGTTTCTCTCTCTGAGGTGGAAAAAATAAAACAAGAAGAAGAGTCCAAACAAACACAATATAAAAATTTACTCCGAGACCGTGAGAATCTTCTTTCTGGTGTAAACTTAGGTTTGGAGTCTGAGGAAAATCGATTTGAAGAAAAATTAAGAATATGGAAAGAGAAAAATACATCAATAGAACGCTCAGAATATGAGCTCAGTTTATCCCAATTAAAAATCATAAAAAATCAAATTAAATCAAATGAACAGTTGTTAAGTGAAGCACGTTTGCGTGCTCCGAAATCAGGTAAAATTTTAAAAATTCAGACCAAGGAGGGAGAGTTAACCAATCAAAACCCAGTTATGGTTTTGATCGAAAAAGGAGAACTTTCAGTCGGATTCCAAATTGCAGAAACCGATTTGGTTCATTTTTCTCCGGGAAAATCTGTTTATTTTCTACCTTCACAAACAAATTTAACATCAATCAAAGGTAAGGTGGATCGAATCGGTGGATATTTGGAACCCAGATCTCATAGCATTGGGATCAAAGTTCGATTGGACCCAAACCAGAAGATTGTTTTACCGGGAATGTTTGGGATTTTGCAAGTTAAGTTAGATGAGGTAACTGAAAAAATTCTAATTCCAACATCTTCGCTTCATGGGGATGAAACAAGTGGCTTTTTTGTGAATATAAAAAATGGAAGTGAAATAGAAAAACGATTCATCCAAGTAAAGCCATATTTATTAAATGAGTTGGAAATACTCTCTGGACTTTCTTCTGAAGATGAAATAGAAACTAATTTAGTTTTATGA
- a CDS encoding efflux RND transporter permease subunit, with protein MKIEIFVLSLFKHKRLYSVICISMVIAVFFRISELEIWLLPKLTPARFFILTEFPNHSAEDTDRMVSLPISEMISSVKFVERIRTISEHNKSIVQIDLQFDVSTRDFKEDLYQTILEMKDKLPFGVGTSRLVQGEIDDHPFFEILIPKEGSSDLSQLQFHLKQLVFQLERISGVTEVRISGNPIKSSFISLRPQVLDVFPINIHELELQILAGIRGGSLGLVEEYTNETELKFSPDILNHQNLFEFPIHLGNGNSVSLGRLASIYEAESPKEKLTRFNGKDSIYISIFTESVANPLKLSSEIKSKLENSDPILASEIFYDGSTELQNQITQSAFNMIWGLGFAFLFSFLLYRTLMPALILFGSVLFSLVLFFHLILFFSISINLLSLGGISVGIGLLFDASNLTVFAIRKHLSENFPTLDAVTQGIRSVLVSLISSSLTTIVVFIPLLFYQMHWRDFFFDSGVCIALLVFCSFVSSVFVVPLLSILMSEKLKYKNKKSIIEDFLLRIYNNTNHLFSLRNLRIVMFVMVLVSFFCYFCLGLKFEIFPKQSSVGIRLQMVPKHQMSLEEELRFVYALEKKIKIFDPGLSSFVSPIYSYDDKVQHPQKAIPIEFKFLGFTKEKELDLIFSHEHWQSKWDWKLEQIHSQVTRALPFIPIDSVTFLHENWEELKQIAINFQSQSNTKSSDGKFDFLPKTITLEDWSRTQIPDPAWHPNEEDLKQKFLYEQSPKYLGSFGDINKTDLYLGLEPFLSKETNSNEFSTISFKTKTNESTFLSTLFTTKKKESLDQFRRESGLFYLEWVGQILDLDPMVLDPKGRLSLLKVSLDEEIKKFYLILLILLLVSLLFIYLALVGIYESFRIPAFYLLIAFVYLVVTYIFIICLFTNFHLGHYIGFVVLLGLSIDSISLFGERWVEVSNHIVAASERQENVFRWLALPIVLNAGTTMMGLFPVIFFVSPGSEFSRSIATTMFVGILISLIFVFYLYPLFFQKFWKKIQ; from the coding sequence ATGAAGATAGAAATATTTGTTCTCTCTTTATTCAAACACAAACGTCTGTATTCTGTAATTTGTATATCAATGGTTATTGCCGTTTTTTTTAGAATCTCTGAATTAGAAATTTGGTTATTACCTAAACTAACTCCGGCTAGATTTTTCATTCTTACAGAGTTTCCCAATCATTCTGCCGAGGATACAGACAGAATGGTCAGTTTGCCGATTTCTGAAATGATATCTTCGGTTAAATTTGTAGAACGAATCCGCACAATTTCCGAACACAATAAGTCCATCGTACAAATAGATCTACAATTTGATGTTTCCACTCGAGATTTTAAGGAAGACTTATACCAAACAATTTTGGAAATGAAAGATAAACTACCCTTTGGAGTCGGTACTTCGCGGTTGGTACAAGGGGAGATAGATGACCACCCTTTTTTTGAAATCCTAATCCCTAAAGAAGGAAGTTCTGATTTATCTCAGTTACAATTTCATTTGAAACAATTGGTATTTCAATTGGAAAGAATTTCTGGAGTAACGGAAGTTAGGATTTCCGGGAATCCCATAAAATCTTCCTTTATATCTCTTAGGCCTCAGGTTTTGGATGTATTTCCGATTAACATCCACGAGCTGGAATTGCAGATCCTTGCAGGAATTCGTGGTGGATCTCTTGGCCTAGTAGAAGAATATACAAATGAGACAGAACTAAAGTTTTCGCCAGATATTCTTAATCACCAAAACCTTTTTGAGTTCCCAATCCATTTAGGAAACGGAAACTCCGTTTCGCTCGGTCGATTGGCTTCAATATATGAAGCGGAATCACCCAAAGAAAAACTCACAAGGTTTAATGGTAAAGATTCAATTTATATTTCCATTTTTACTGAATCAGTGGCAAACCCTTTGAAGTTGTCTTCTGAAATTAAATCAAAATTAGAAAACTCAGATCCAATCCTAGCTTCAGAAATTTTTTACGATGGATCTACGGAACTACAAAATCAAATCACCCAAAGTGCTTTTAATATGATTTGGGGACTAGGGTTTGCTTTTTTATTCTCATTTTTACTATATCGGACTTTGATGCCCGCTTTGATATTATTTGGGTCTGTTCTATTTTCTCTTGTTTTGTTTTTTCATCTGATTCTATTTTTTTCAATATCAATCAACTTGCTAAGTTTAGGTGGAATTTCGGTTGGGATAGGTTTGTTATTTGATGCAAGTAATCTGACTGTATTTGCCATTCGAAAACATTTGTCTGAAAACTTCCCAACACTGGATGCTGTGACACAAGGAATTCGGTCCGTATTGGTTTCTCTCATTTCCTCATCTCTTACAACGATTGTGGTTTTTATTCCTCTTCTTTTTTATCAAATGCATTGGAGAGATTTCTTTTTTGATTCCGGAGTGTGTATTGCTCTTTTGGTTTTCTGTTCTTTTGTCTCTTCTGTTTTTGTTGTACCATTGCTTTCTATATTGATGTCTGAAAAATTAAAATACAAAAATAAAAAATCGATAATAGAAGATTTTTTGTTAAGAATTTATAATAATACAAATCACTTATTTTCTTTGAGGAACCTCCGTATAGTAATGTTTGTTATGGTTCTAGTTTCTTTTTTTTGTTACTTTTGTTTAGGGTTGAAATTTGAAATTTTTCCAAAACAAAGTTCTGTTGGAATTAGATTACAAATGGTACCTAAACATCAAATGAGTTTGGAAGAGGAACTTCGTTTTGTTTATGCTTTGGAGAAAAAAATCAAAATATTTGATCCCGGACTTTCTTCATTTGTATCACCAATCTATTCTTATGATGACAAAGTCCAACATCCCCAAAAAGCAATTCCAATTGAATTCAAATTTTTAGGTTTCACAAAGGAAAAAGAGTTAGATTTGATTTTCTCTCACGAACATTGGCAATCAAAATGGGATTGGAAATTGGAGCAAATACATTCGCAAGTGACGAGAGCTTTGCCATTCATTCCTATTGATTCGGTCACCTTTCTTCATGAAAATTGGGAAGAGTTAAAACAAATTGCAATAAACTTTCAAAGCCAATCGAATACAAAAAGTTCGGATGGTAAATTCGATTTTTTACCAAAAACAATTACACTCGAAGATTGGAGTCGAACTCAGATCCCAGATCCTGCTTGGCATCCGAATGAGGAAGATTTAAAACAAAAGTTTTTATACGAACAATCTCCTAAATATTTAGGTTCTTTCGGAGATATAAACAAAACGGATTTGTATCTAGGATTAGAGCCCTTTCTTTCTAAGGAAACAAACTCAAATGAGTTTTCTACGATTAGTTTCAAAACAAAAACCAATGAATCTACCTTTCTCAGTACCCTTTTTACAACAAAGAAAAAAGAAAGTTTGGATCAGTTTCGTAGGGAATCTGGATTGTTTTATTTAGAATGGGTTGGTCAGATTCTGGACTTGGACCCAATGGTTTTAGATCCAAAAGGCCGTTTGTCTTTATTGAAAGTCTCTCTTGATGAGGAAATTAAAAAGTTCTATTTGATTCTTTTGATACTTCTGTTAGTCTCTCTTCTTTTTATTTATTTGGCTCTAGTTGGTATTTATGAATCATTTCGGATCCCGGCATTTTATCTTCTCATTGCTTTTGTTTATCTTGTAGTCACATACATTTTTATCATTTGTTTGTTTACGAATTTTCATTTGGGGCACTATATAGGTTTTGTAGTTTTGCTTGGATTGTCCATCGATAGTATTTCGTTGTTTGGTGAAAGATGGGTTGAAGTTTCGAATCATATAGTTGCAGCGAGTGAAAGACAAGAAAATGTTTTCCGTTGGTTGGCTTTGCCCATTGTACTAAATGCGGGTACAACAATGATGGGACTTTTTCCTGTGATTTTTTTTGTAAGCCCAGGTTCCGAATTTTCTAGGTCTATCGCTACTACAATGTTTGTGGGCATATTGATTTCATTAATTTTTGTTTTTTATCTCTACCCATTGTTTTTTCAAAAATTTTGGAAAAAAATACAGTGA
- a CDS encoding efflux RND transporter permease subunit, whose protein sequence is MKLHLIRRFRYRLFALLMFFCLFSTLKLNHLLLGEESFFELSESIQIKIQWPGKTALQVEEEITKPWEQILKGVSGYKQIESISERGNAHIHLELEKNVKQEDIVFAIRNEYLLQRQRFPKDSLSPKIQTGKPEDQFIVILQKVQKSSDQSRQELEKKIRTIAGVSSFQHHSDFEKEIVLEIMPTRIQGFEFPSLSVVFAAIRNHNFGYFFDPSNGLWFQKDFPTNPKDWSKLGIPSRFGEGLLVSSIGDVKTKEKKIFSRNTNQWITFRNYFGPCKEWNFFVSNNKGIKFNFRKS, encoded by the coding sequence GTGAAGTTACATCTCATTCGAAGGTTTCGTTATCGGCTTTTTGCACTGTTGATGTTTTTTTGTCTGTTTTCTACTTTGAAATTGAATCATCTTTTGTTAGGTGAAGAATCATTTTTTGAATTATCTGAATCCATTCAGATAAAAATCCAATGGCCTGGTAAAACTGCTCTACAAGTGGAAGAAGAAATCACTAAACCCTGGGAACAAATTTTAAAAGGTGTTTCTGGATATAAACAAATAGAATCTATTTCTGAACGTGGGAATGCACATATCCATTTGGAATTGGAAAAAAATGTAAAACAGGAAGATATTGTTTTTGCAATTCGAAACGAATATTTACTGCAAAGACAAAGATTTCCAAAGGATTCTCTTTCACCAAAGATCCAAACGGGAAAGCCAGAAGACCAGTTCATTGTCATTTTGCAAAAGGTTCAGAAAAGTTCTGACCAAAGTCGACAAGAGTTAGAGAAAAAAATTCGAACCATTGCGGGTGTTTCTTCTTTTCAGCATCATTCTGATTTTGAAAAAGAAATTGTTTTAGAGATTATGCCCACACGGATCCAAGGTTTCGAATTTCCATCTTTATCGGTCGTGTTTGCTGCCATTCGTAACCACAACTTCGGTTATTTTTTTGATCCAAGCAATGGTTTGTGGTTTCAGAAAGATTTTCCTACCAATCCGAAGGATTGGTCGAAATTGGGAATTCCTTCTCGCTTTGGGGAAGGTTTATTGGTCTCATCGATTGGGGATGTGAAAACTAAAGAAAAAAAAATCTTCTCGCGGAACACGAATCAATGGATTACATTCAGAAACTATTTTGGTCCATGCAAAGAATGGAACTTCTTTGTATCAAATAACAAAGGAATTAAATTCAATTTTAGAAAATCATAA